The genomic window CGGGCGGAAAGTCACGGCGAAATACATCCTTATCGCCACCGGTGCGCGTCCGCGCGTGCCCGAATGCGAGGGCGCCGAACACGCGATCAGCTCGAACGAGGCCTTCCATCTCGACGAACTGCCGAAGAAGATCATCATCGCGGGTGGAGGCTACATCGCCAATGAATTCGCCGGCATCTTCAACGAGTTCGGCTGCGACGTTCACGTGGTCAATCGCGGCGACCGCCTGCTGCGCAGCTATGACGAGGCGGTGCGCGACCGCTTGCTGCAGATCTCGACGATGAAGGGCATCAAGTTCCGCTTCAACACGACGTTCGAATACATCAAGCCTTGCGAAGACGGCGGCTACTTCGTGAAGTTGAGCGACAGCGACGAGGAGAAGGCCGACCTCGTCCTCTTTGCTGTCGGGCGCGTGCCGAACACCGAGGGCCTCGGCCTCGACAAGGCGGGGGTCGAGATGGGCGAGAATGGCGAGATCAAGGTCGACCGCTTCAGCAAGACGAATATCGATCACATCTATGCTGTCGGCGACGTGACCGACCGCGTGCAGCTCACCCCCGTCGCCATTCGCGAAGGTCAGGCATTCGCGCAGACGGTATTCGGCAAGGGCGACCCGGTCGCCGTCGACCATTCCTGCATTCCAAGCGCGGTCTTCAGCCATCCGCCTATCGCTGCAGTCGGCATGACCGAGGGTGAAGCGAAGAACGCGCTCGGCTCGGTCAAGGTGTACCTCTCCGACTTCCGCCCGATGAAGAACGTGCTCGCGGGCCGCAACGAACGCAGCCTCATGAAGATGATCTGCGACGGCGACAGCGGCCGCATCGTCGGCATCCACATGATCGCGCCCGAAGCACCCGAAATGATGCAGGCTGCGGCGATTGCCGTGAGGGCCGGGCTGACGAAGGCCGACTTCGATGCGACCACCGCCATCCACCCGACCATGGCGGAAGAGCTCGTGCTGATGCGCTGAGAATGGTATTCGCCGCTTCGAATTGCGCACCCCCCGTAATTCTGTAATAAG from Qipengyuania gaetbuli includes these protein-coding regions:
- the gorA gene encoding glutathione-disulfide reductase; the encoded protein is MADTDYDYDLFTIGAGSGGVRASRVSSALGARVAIAEEHRVGGTCVIRGCVPKKMLVYGAHFAEDLEDCARFGWEIGEKKFDWKVLRDNVLADVDRLEGAYTDTLQNHDVTIFKERAEITGAHEITLASGRKVTAKYILIATGARPRVPECEGAEHAISSNEAFHLDELPKKIIIAGGGYIANEFAGIFNEFGCDVHVVNRGDRLLRSYDEAVRDRLLQISTMKGIKFRFNTTFEYIKPCEDGGYFVKLSDSDEEKADLVLFAVGRVPNTEGLGLDKAGVEMGENGEIKVDRFSKTNIDHIYAVGDVTDRVQLTPVAIREGQAFAQTVFGKGDPVAVDHSCIPSAVFSHPPIAAVGMTEGEAKNALGSVKVYLSDFRPMKNVLAGRNERSLMKMICDGDSGRIVGIHMIAPEAPEMMQAAAIAVRAGLTKADFDATTAIHPTMAEELVLMR